A stretch of the Mesorhizobium sp. Pch-S genome encodes the following:
- a CDS encoding M23 family metallopeptidase, with product MNANGQSAVFGRRKEPHTVIIARGDEIRHFTVRPWMIACLGSIVAAVVVGYLLATSYLVFRDDLIGATTARQARMQQAYEDRISALRAQVDRITSRQLLDQQLMETKVGELLARQTQLSQRHGRLGPILERAETLEGISPELQNPTPTVPADRTKPEDHAAIVGDKVMPELAALASIGGSSEAPAFSRWSTRADLPVGASSADRADKLFGAINQSLQAIETEQLQRITRLADTTYQNADAIKDALQAAGLPVDADFGKDETDVGGPLVPIDRATLFDTKVKELDEALDQLDHLRKEARRLPLANPAPGRAVTSPFGVRTDPLLGTAALHSGMDFRIPLGSPARATAAGIITKAGWNGGYGRMVEVDHGQGYTTRYAHLSRVDVAIGQAVKAGDVVGQTGSSGRSTGPHLHYEVRHDGDAIDPLRFLRIGKKVEKYL from the coding sequence GTGAACGCAAACGGTCAGTCGGCGGTGTTCGGCAGGCGCAAGGAGCCGCATACGGTCATCATCGCCCGAGGCGATGAAATCCGGCACTTCACGGTGCGTCCCTGGATGATTGCATGTCTGGGTTCGATCGTTGCAGCCGTGGTCGTCGGGTACTTGCTGGCCACATCCTATCTCGTTTTCCGCGACGACCTCATCGGCGCGACGACCGCTCGCCAAGCCCGCATGCAGCAGGCCTATGAGGACCGCATCTCCGCGCTGCGGGCGCAGGTGGACCGGATCACCAGCCGGCAATTGCTCGATCAGCAATTGATGGAGACCAAGGTCGGTGAACTGCTGGCGCGTCAGACCCAGCTCAGCCAGCGTCATGGCCGGCTTGGCCCCATCCTCGAACGCGCAGAAACTCTCGAAGGGATCAGCCCGGAACTGCAAAATCCAACGCCCACCGTGCCGGCCGATCGAACCAAGCCTGAAGACCACGCAGCGATCGTCGGCGACAAGGTGATGCCGGAGCTTGCCGCGCTGGCCAGCATTGGCGGCAGTTCCGAGGCGCCGGCATTTTCACGCTGGTCAACTCGTGCCGACCTGCCCGTAGGCGCGTCTTCGGCTGACCGCGCCGACAAGCTGTTTGGGGCGATCAATCAATCGCTGCAGGCGATCGAAACGGAGCAGTTGCAACGTATAACCAGACTTGCCGATACAACCTATCAGAATGCCGATGCCATCAAGGATGCGCTGCAAGCGGCCGGACTGCCTGTTGACGCTGATTTTGGCAAGGATGAAACCGATGTCGGTGGCCCGCTTGTGCCGATTGATCGCGCGACATTGTTTGACACCAAGGTCAAGGAACTGGACGAAGCCCTCGACCAGCTCGATCATCTGCGCAAGGAAGCGAGGCGGTTGCCGCTCGCCAATCCGGCTCCGGGGCGTGCCGTGACCAGCCCGTTCGGCGTACGTACGGATCCCTTGCTGGGTACCGCGGCGCTGCATTCAGGCATGGATTTCCGCATTCCGCTCGGCTCCCCTGCCCGCGCCACGGCAGCCGGCATAATTACCAAAGCAGGCTGGAACGGCGGCTACGGTCGCATGGTCGAAGTCGATCATGGTCAAGGCTACACAACCCGTTACGCCCATCTCAGCCGCGTCGATGTCGCCATCGGCCAGGCCGTCAAAGCCGGCGATGTCGTCGGCCAGACCGGCTCGTCGGGCCGCTCGACCGGTCCACATCTGCACTATGAGGTCCGGCACGATGGCGACGCCATCGATCCGCTGCGCTTCCTGAGGATCGGCAAGAAGGTCGAGAAGTACCTGTAG
- a CDS encoding sugar ABC transporter substrate-binding protein gives MKKLLLSAIVTALMTGTAFAGDIGVSMANSDTFLTVLRKGIEKAASDAKQPVQIEIADDDVNKQLSQVQNFIAAKVDAVIVNPVDTSATASMTKLANDAGIPIVYVNRQPIDMDKLGKGAFVGSNEVDSGTLETKEVCRQLKEAGKTEAGILVMQGDLANQAAVMRTKDVHDVIATPDCSFIKIIDEQTAGWDPVKAQDLMTNWIAAGHKPDAVISNNDNMAIGAINAMKAAGWDMKTVIVGGVDATQEALAYMKAGDLDVTVFQNAAAQGGGAVDTAMKLAKGEAVQSPVWVPFELVTPTNMDQYISKN, from the coding sequence ATGAAGAAGCTTTTGCTGAGCGCAATCGTCACAGCGCTTATGACTGGTACTGCCTTCGCTGGCGACATCGGCGTGTCGATGGCGAATTCGGACACATTTTTGACGGTGCTTCGGAAAGGCATCGAAAAAGCGGCATCCGATGCAAAACAGCCGGTCCAGATCGAAATCGCCGACGACGATGTCAACAAGCAACTCAGCCAGGTGCAGAACTTCATCGCCGCGAAGGTAGACGCGGTCATCGTCAATCCCGTCGACACCTCGGCCACTGCGAGCATGACCAAACTCGCCAACGACGCTGGAATCCCGATCGTCTATGTCAATCGTCAGCCGATCGACATGGACAAGCTGGGCAAGGGCGCGTTCGTTGGCTCCAACGAAGTCGATTCCGGCACGTTGGAGACCAAGGAAGTCTGCCGCCAGCTCAAGGAAGCCGGCAAGACGGAAGCCGGCATCCTGGTAATGCAGGGCGACCTTGCCAACCAGGCGGCGGTCATGCGCACCAAGGACGTGCATGACGTGATTGCTACTCCGGACTGCTCATTCATCAAGATCATCGACGAACAGACCGCCGGCTGGGATCCGGTCAAGGCTCAGGATCTGATGACCAACTGGATCGCCGCGGGTCACAAGCCGGATGCCGTCATCTCCAACAATGACAACATGGCCATCGGCGCCATCAACGCGATGAAGGCTGCCGGCTGGGATATGAAAACAGTGATCGTCGGCGGTGTCGACGCCACACAGGAAGCGCTCGCCTACATGAAGGCCGGGGATCTTGATGTGACAGTGTTCCAGAATGCGGCAGCTCAGGGCGGTGGCGCTGTCGACACCGCAATGAAGCTCGCCAAGGGTGAAGCTGTACAGTCCCCGGTATGGGTGCCGTTCGAACTGGTGACCCCAACCAACATGGATCAGTACATCTCGAAGAACTGA
- a CDS encoding sugar ABC transporter ATP-binding protein encodes MQSPVATTTHDTGIVPIDDYILEVEGVRKEFPGVLALDNVQFRLRRGSVHALMGENGAGKSTLMKIIAGIYTPDSGSFRFHDKDIRLKSPLDALERGIAMIHQELNLMAPMTVAENIWIRREPTNRFGFVDHARMHAQTVALFKRLNIDLDPDAQVGTLSVANRQMVEIAKAVSYESDVLIMDEPTSALTEREVEHLFKIIRSLREQGKGIIYITHKMNELFEIADEFSVFRDGKYIATRKSTEVTRDDIIRMMVGREITQMFPKETVPIGEVVLSVKDLALNGIFKDVTFNVRSGEILGIAGLVGSGRSNIAETIFGVTPADSGTIELFGKTTRVDTPATAMRHGMAFLTEDRKDTGCFLLLDIQENTQIAVLQSGYVKNGFVEQKRLAKDSIDISNALRVKTPDMSEPINNLSGGNQQKVLIGRWLLTKPKILILDEPTRGIDVGAKAEIHRLISKLAGEGVAVIMISSEMPEVLGMSDRIMVVHEGRVTGFLDREEANQVKIMELASH; translated from the coding sequence ATGCAGAGCCCTGTGGCAACCACGACGCACGACACCGGCATCGTTCCCATCGACGATTACATCCTCGAGGTTGAGGGTGTGCGTAAGGAATTTCCAGGAGTTCTTGCCCTCGACAATGTACAATTCCGCCTGCGCCGCGGCAGCGTTCACGCCTTGATGGGCGAAAATGGCGCCGGCAAGTCGACGCTGATGAAGATCATCGCCGGCATCTACACTCCCGACTCCGGTTCGTTCCGCTTTCACGACAAAGATATTCGCCTCAAAAGCCCGCTCGACGCCCTCGAAAGAGGCATCGCCATGATCCATCAGGAACTCAACCTGATGGCGCCGATGACGGTGGCCGAAAACATCTGGATCCGGCGTGAACCGACCAACCGTTTCGGTTTCGTCGACCATGCCAGGATGCATGCCCAAACCGTTGCGCTGTTCAAGCGCCTCAACATCGACCTCGATCCGGATGCCCAGGTCGGCACACTCAGCGTTGCCAATCGACAGATGGTCGAAATCGCCAAGGCGGTGTCCTACGAATCCGACGTGTTGATCATGGACGAACCGACGTCAGCCTTGACCGAGCGCGAGGTCGAGCACCTGTTCAAGATCATCCGCAGCCTGCGCGAACAGGGCAAAGGCATCATCTACATCACGCACAAGATGAATGAACTGTTCGAGATCGCCGACGAATTCTCGGTGTTCCGCGACGGCAAATACATCGCGACAAGAAAATCGACCGAAGTGACCCGCGACGACATCATCCGCATGATGGTCGGGCGCGAGATCACCCAGATGTTCCCGAAGGAGACGGTACCAATCGGAGAGGTAGTGCTTTCCGTGAAGGACCTCGCGCTGAACGGCATCTTCAAGGATGTCACCTTCAACGTCCGTTCTGGTGAAATTCTGGGCATTGCCGGGCTTGTCGGCTCGGGGCGCTCCAACATCGCCGAGACGATCTTCGGCGTGACACCAGCCGATTCAGGTACGATCGAGCTGTTCGGTAAGACGACACGCGTCGACACCCCTGCCACCGCAATGCGTCACGGCATGGCTTTCCTAACGGAAGACCGCAAGGACACCGGCTGCTTCCTCCTGCTCGACATTCAGGAAAACACCCAGATCGCCGTGCTGCAGTCGGGCTATGTCAAGAATGGCTTCGTCGAGCAAAAGCGGCTTGCCAAGGATTCGATCGACATCAGCAACGCCTTGCGCGTCAAGACACCCGACATGTCGGAACCGATCAACAATCTGTCCGGCGGCAACCAGCAGAAGGTTTTGATCGGACGCTGGTTGCTGACCAAGCCTAAGATCCTGATTCTCGACGAACCGACGCGGGGCATCGATGTCGGCGCCAAGGCGGAAATCCATCGCCTGATTTCCAAACTGGCGGGCGAAGGCGTCGCAGTCATCATGATCTCATCCGAAATGCCGGAAGTACTCGGCATGAGCGACCGCATCATGGTGGTTCACGAAGGTCGAGTGACCGGATTTCTGGACCGCGAAGAAGCCAATCAAGTGAAAATCATGGAGCTGGCATCTCACTGA
- a CDS encoding ABC transporter permease, with amino-acid sequence MTTNDLAGPTRMIGAKKRLPPEVSILAVLIGIALVFEILGWILVGDSFLMNKQRLSIIILQVSVIGIIAVGVTQVIITGGVDLSSGSVVGLVAMVAASLAQTSVNPRAVYPSLTDISPVFAILVGLAVGLLAGWVNGFIIAKTKIPPFIATLGMMVSARGLAKWYTQGQPVALLSDEFTWFGKSFDVFGFPLPLPVIIFLLVAVVFHVALGYTRYGKFTYAIGANPQAARVSGINIGNHLIKVYAIAGLLSGLAGVVTAARAASGQPNMGVAYELDAIAAAVIGGTSLSGGVGRISGTLIGTIILGVLTSGFTFLKVGAYYQEIIKGMIIVAAVIIDQQRQNRRKKA; translated from the coding sequence ATGACTACGAATGATCTTGCGGGGCCCACACGCATGATAGGGGCCAAGAAGCGCCTGCCGCCGGAGGTTTCGATCCTGGCCGTGCTTATCGGGATCGCGCTGGTGTTTGAAATCCTGGGTTGGATTCTGGTCGGCGACAGCTTCCTGATGAACAAGCAGCGCCTCTCCATCATTATCCTGCAGGTGTCCGTCATCGGCATCATTGCCGTCGGTGTCACGCAGGTCATCATCACCGGTGGTGTCGACCTGTCTTCCGGTTCGGTTGTCGGTCTCGTTGCCATGGTCGCGGCCAGCCTGGCACAGACGTCAGTCAACCCACGCGCCGTCTATCCATCGCTGACCGATATCTCGCCGGTCTTTGCCATTTTGGTCGGCCTTGCCGTCGGCCTGCTCGCTGGCTGGGTGAACGGCTTCATCATTGCGAAAACCAAGATACCGCCTTTCATCGCCACGCTTGGCATGATGGTGTCGGCGCGCGGTCTCGCAAAATGGTACACGCAGGGCCAGCCGGTAGCCTTGCTATCGGATGAATTTACCTGGTTCGGCAAAAGCTTCGATGTCTTCGGCTTCCCGCTGCCGCTACCGGTTATCATCTTCCTGCTGGTTGCGGTGGTCTTCCATGTAGCGCTTGGCTACACACGCTACGGCAAATTCACCTACGCGATCGGCGCCAATCCACAGGCAGCGCGCGTGTCGGGAATCAATATCGGCAACCATCTTATCAAGGTCTATGCCATTGCCGGCCTGCTCTCGGGCCTCGCCGGCGTTGTCACGGCAGCGCGCGCGGCTTCCGGCCAACCCAATATGGGTGTCGCCTACGAACTCGATGCAATTGCGGCAGCCGTGATCGGGGGCACGTCCCTCTCCGGCGGTGTCGGACGAATATCCGGAACCCTGATCGGCACCATCATCCTCGGCGTGCTGACCTCGGGATTCACTTTCCTCAAGGTTGGTGCGTACTACCAGGAAATCATCAAGGGCATGATCATCGTCGCCGCCGTGATCATCGACCAACAGCGTCAGAACCGACGCAAGAAGGCCTGA